CGACGCTCTGGGCCTGGCGCACCATCTCCACGAACGTGATCTGATAGCCGATCGCGGTGTCCTTGAGCACGACGACCATCTGCGACACCAGGACCGGAAGCATCGAGGTGATGGCCTGGGGGAGCTGCACACTGGACATGGTCTGCGTCCACGTCATCCCCAGGGCCGAGGCGGCCTCGGCCTGGCCGCGGGGCAGCGCGTGCACACCGGTGCGCACGATCTCGGCGATCACGGCCGCGTTGTACAACGTCAGACCGGTGATCACCCCCGCCAGCGCCAGGTACTCCGAGGCGAACACGCCGTACATCGCGAACAGCGCGTAGGAGAACAACATCATGATCAGCACCGGGACCGCGCGGAAGAACTCCACGAACACGCCGCAGCCCCAGCTGATGGCACGCACCGGTGAGAGCCGGCCGATTCCGAGCAGGCAGCCCAGCACCAGGGCCAACACGATCGACACCGCGGCGGCGGTCAGCGTGCCCTCGATACCGGGAAGCACATAGGTCGTCCAGAGATCGGCGGTGAAGAACGGCTGCCACTTGGCGGCATCGAACTGCCCGGCGTCGGCGAATTTCCACGCCACCCAGCCCAGGATCGCGGCGAACACGATGACCGTCAGCACGGCCAGGATCAGGTTGATGACCCGTGCCCGGGGGCCGGGCGCGTCGAACAACACTGACGAACCGGTCATCAGTGCTCTCCGTTCTTCGCTCGAGCGCTCACGCGTTGTCTGTTCTTCGCGCAAGCGCTCATCACCGCAACACCGCCCAGCGCTTACCCAGCCAACCGAACAGCAAGCCCATCGGCAGGGTCAGGATGACGAACCCGATGGCGAAGATGCCACCGACCACCAGTAGTGCCGAGGTGTTCTCCACCATCTCCTTCATCAGCAGGGCCGCCTCGGCCACACCGATCGCCGAGGCGATGGTGGTGTTCTTGGTCAGCGCGATCAGCACCGAACCAAGCGGGATGATGACCGCTCGAAAAGCCTGTGGCAGCAAGATGATCCGGAGATTCTGCGAGAAGGTCAGGCCGAGCGAGCGCGCCGCCTCGGCCTGACCCATCGGCACGGTGTTCACCCCGGAGCGGATGGCCTCACACACGAACGCCGCGGTGTAGACCGTCAGCCCGAGCACCGCCAGGCGGAAGTTGCTGTCCACGATCGACGTCGGCGACGTCGGGTCGGTCAGCGTGATGTGCAGCGTGTTGGCCAGGCCCAGCGAGCAGAACACCAGGATGAGGGTCAGCGGGGTGTTGCGCACCACGTTGACGTAAGTGGTGCCCACCGCCCGCATCACCGGTACCGGTGAGAGCCGCATCGCAGCCAGCACGGTGCCCAGCACCAGCGCGCCTATCCCCGCATACACGGTCAGCTCGATGGTGACCAGGAACGCGGCGAAGATCCGGTCCTGGTACTCGCTGAAAACTTCCACCCGGTGCGATCCGCTACTTCGTGACGGCGGGCGGCTGGGGTGTGGCGATACCGGCGGGGCCCAAGTTCTTCTCGAACGCCGCGGCCCACTTGCCCTCGGTCTCCATCTTGGTGATGGCGTCGTTGATCTTGGTCTGCAGTTCGGTGTCGTCCTTCTTCAACCCGATACCGTAGTTCTCCTCGGAGAACGGTTCGCCGACCAGCTTGAAGGTGCCGGGCTGCTGCGCGGCGTACCCGGCCAGGATCACCTCATCGGTGGTCACCGCATCGATCGCACCGCTCTTGAGGGCCTCGACACAGGCCGAGTAGGTGTCGTATTGCTGCAGCTGGACCCCGGGGTATTTGTCCTTGATGCGCTGGGCCGGGGTCGAGCCGGTGACCGAGCACAGCTTCTTGTTGTTCTCCAGTGACTCGGCGCCGACGATGTCGGAGTTGTCGGCCCGCACCAACAGGCTCTGGCCAGTGACCAGGTAGGGGCCGGCGAAGCTGACCTTCTCCTTGCGCGCGTCGGTGATCGAGTAGGTGGCGGCGATGAAGTCGACCTGTCCGTTCTGGATCAGCGTCTCGCGCTGACCGGACGGGGCTTCCTTCCACTCGATCTGATCGGGGGTGTAGCCGAGCTGTTCGGCGACATAGGTCGCCACGTCGACGTCGAACCCGCTCATCGACCCGTCGGGGTTCTTCAGCCCGAGTCCCGGCTGGTCGAACTTGGTACCGATGACCACCTTGTTCTCGTCACCGCCCGATCCGCCACCACAGGCGGCCAGCGTCAGCGGCAATGCCGCGGCCAGTACGGCGGCAGCGGCCACCCGAATTCGAAATGACATCACGTGCTCCTTCGATTCAGTGATTGAGAATCTTGCCGAGGAAGTCCTTGGCACGGTCGGATTTCGGATTGCCGAAGAACTCCTCCGGCTCGGCGTCCTCCACGATCGCGCCGTCGGCCATGAAGATCACCCGCTGTGACGCGCGCCGCGCAAAGCCCATCTCGTGGGTGACGACCAGCATCGTCATCCCCTCGGTGGCCAGGTCGGTCATGACGGCCAGCACCTCGTTGATCATCTCGGGGTCCAGCGCGCTGGTGGGCTCGTCGAACAGCATCACCTTCGGGTTCATCGCCAACGACCTGGCGATGGCGACCCGCTGCTGCTGCCCGCCGGAGAGCTGCGCGGGGTACTTGTCGGCCTGGTTGGCGATACCGACCCGATCCAGCAGTTTCATGCCCTCGGCACGCGCGGCGTCCTTGGCGATCTTGCGCACCTTGATCGGCGCCAGCATGACGTTCTCGATGATCGTCTTGTGGGCGAACAGGTTGAACGACTGGAACACCATGCCGACATCGGAGCGTAGCTGCGCCAGTTTGCGGCCCTCCGCGGGCAGCACCTCACCGTCGATGGTGATGGTGCCCGCGTCGATCGGCTCCAGCCGATT
This DNA window, taken from Mycolicibacterium neoaurum, encodes the following:
- a CDS encoding amino acid ABC transporter permease, which gives rise to MTGSSVLFDAPGPRARVINLILAVLTVIVFAAILGWVAWKFADAGQFDAAKWQPFFTADLWTTYVLPGIEGTLTAAAVSIVLALVLGCLLGIGRLSPVRAISWGCGVFVEFFRAVPVLIMMLFSYALFAMYGVFASEYLALAGVITGLTLYNAAVIAEIVRTGVHALPRGQAEAASALGMTWTQTMSSVQLPQAITSMLPVLVSQMVVVLKDTAIGYQITFVEMVRQAQSVGSAYSNYIPALMVIAVLMIGLNFALSSFATRLEARLRRSKKGPQPLAAKPLDQDGPGV
- a CDS encoding amino acid ABC transporter permease, with translation MEVFSEYQDRIFAAFLVTIELTVYAGIGALVLGTVLAAMRLSPVPVMRAVGTTYVNVVRNTPLTLILVFCSLGLANTLHITLTDPTSPTSIVDSNFRLAVLGLTVYTAAFVCEAIRSGVNTVPMGQAEAARSLGLTFSQNLRIILLPQAFRAVIIPLGSVLIALTKNTTIASAIGVAEAALLMKEMVENTSALLVVGGIFAIGFVILTLPMGLLFGWLGKRWAVLR
- a CDS encoding glutamate ABC transporter substrate-binding protein; the encoded protein is MSFRIRVAAAAVLAAALPLTLAACGGGSGGDENKVVIGTKFDQPGLGLKNPDGSMSGFDVDVATYVAEQLGYTPDQIEWKEAPSGQRETLIQNGQVDFIAATYSITDARKEKVSFAGPYLVTGQSLLVRADNSDIVGAESLENNKKLCSVTGSTPAQRIKDKYPGVQLQQYDTYSACVEALKSGAIDAVTTDEVILAGYAAQQPGTFKLVGEPFSEENYGIGLKKDDTELQTKINDAITKMETEGKWAAAFEKNLGPAGIATPQPPAVTK
- a CDS encoding amino acid ABC transporter ATP-binding protein, whose protein sequence is MISMQAVDKHFGDLHVLKDINLDVPRGQVVVVLGPSGSGKSTLCRTINRLEPIDAGTITIDGEVLPAEGRKLAQLRSDVGMVFQSFNLFAHKTIIENVMLAPIKVRKIAKDAARAEGMKLLDRVGIANQADKYPAQLSGGQQQRVAIARSLAMNPKVMLFDEPTSALDPEMINEVLAVMTDLATEGMTMLVVTHEMGFARRASQRVIFMADGAIVEDAEPEEFFGNPKSDRAKDFLGKILNH